In one Diabrotica virgifera virgifera chromosome 5, PGI_DIABVI_V3a genomic region, the following are encoded:
- the LOC114329593 gene encoding RNA exonuclease 1 homolog: MLPTKGYFQDIECPYYNSSCGRPYCHFRHRKKEEKEHAQDVPTYKPTPKSELANIQSNRSHIPISYVPDLAFRPDKKLRPTTKIDTYNPTYKPTPLSILSSVKTNKSLSEESKERIEVINEIKQNIANVEYDPTVALNPGGAVDFDDLTSEFDLIADIIQSDGNVCPEKLDTDLKTESNDLIDNTQKNEDSIDTSKDKINKQIGTQEDYSKTDKTEKSSKLEQLDVKKDEKGTSLTEKHKNDIINKTNVDSKNSSQHKKHKKDKRNSSSSDEKRKDKTKSSDKNKEKDSNSTKKDKDGHSEVPNKSKKESKNNHSSSKDKHKEKEIDKYKNKEKSRSESSRSKEEKRNSDKKHDKVDYKKNKEKEKNSKKRSRSKSRERKSSSNKEQTNKRKERSRSRSKDKKSKKAKRSRSRSKERRHSKDEDKRRKHGSSRDRKNQEKEKSKHNKSEEHKNKHSNKIDTTHVDDGSLSEGNILESDSDIEMDRNETLLECYKIFNEYKPEETVIEFDVPQKTQSSTDIEIPTEYHHGKKRIAHASFETLFGPSKPPVITAKPKTVQTPGQTLANRYKLAKQAQANREQELLINEVQQTVVTKRPAPSLLEAARERKKIKEMERPKSINLVDDILKGSKTLTYGSTLPKLPPKKITPVHNAMAITKAKEKISLIKPVTPLKTVAQTQKGSRVAHVPDISLSDIPDVLQAESSKLPVNVRSRYLTMIADECVKMYISKEEAYSRALKEEFNCYEKCKVITTYRNSAMLAVNRLRKEGQERNKNGLGLYGLGEDSEGGSTGPKLCQFYNQIKKWTLTDEELDIHGYPRQTSEYGVAEVRNFKSKYPANLDENQRICSRCKKLYQVDDDGWPLFEEECCYHPLKKRTIRGEQTYLCCRSSDETGCATSDTHVCDGFDSGRLEGFQTTMDSDNKDDPRSHAVYALDCEMCYTTKGLELTRVTIVDIDCKTVYESLVKPLNPIIDYNTRFSGITKEQMDKTSTSILQVQANILHLCNSMTILVGHSLESDMKALKIVHGMIVDTSVLFPHKMGLPHKRALKVLASEHLRKIIQNDVSGHDSAEDAITCMELLKWKIKEESKLKH, translated from the exons ATGTTGCCTACAAAGGGGTATTTTCAGGACATAGAATGCCCTTATTACAACAGTTCGTGCGGCAGACCATACTGCCACTTTAGACATAGaaaaaaggaagaaaaagaaCACGCACAAGACGTACCTACATACAAACCGACCCCTAAAAGTGAGCTTGCAAATATTCAAAGTAATAGAAGCCATATACCTATAAGTTATGTGCCGGACTTAGCGTTTAGGCCGGATAAAAAGTTACGTCCTACAACAAAAATCGATACCTACAATCCAACCTACAAACCTACACCTTTAAGTATTCTTTCTAGTGTTAAAACAAACAAATCCCTAAGTGAAGAAAGCAAAGAGCGCATAGAAGTTATAAACGAGATTAAACAGAATATAGCTAATGTCGAATATGATCCTACGGTTGCTCTTAACCCTGGAGGTGCAGTGGATTTCGATGATTTAACTAGTGAGTTCGATTTAATAGCTGATATAATTCAATCTGATGGGAATGTGTGTCCAGAAAAACTTGATACAGATTTAAAAACAGAATCAAATGATCTGATCGATAACACCCAAAAAAATGAAGATTCGATTGATACTTCgaaagataaaataaataaacaaataggAACTCAGGAAGACTACTCGAAAACTGACAAGACTGAAAAAAGCAGTAAACTAGAGCAGTTAGATGTTAAAAAGGATGAGAAAGGTACGTCTCTTACTGAAAAACATAAAAATGATAtcattaacaaaactaatgtAGATAGCAAAAATTCTAGTCAACACAAAAAGCATAAAAAGGATAAACGTAATAGTAGTTCTAGTGACGAGAAACGCAAAGACAAAACCAAGAGTAGtgacaaaaataaagaaaaagatTCTAATTCAACCAAAAAAGATAAAGATGGACACTCTGAAGTGCCTAATAAATCAAAAAAGGAATCGAAAAATAATCATTCATCTTCCAAGGATAAACACAAAGAAAAAGAAATcgataaatacaaaaataaagaaaaaagtaGATCTGAGAGTTCTAGGTCGAAAGAAGAAAAAAGGAACTCTGATAAGAAGCATGATAAAGTGGATtataaaaagaataaagaaaaagaaaaaaacagtaaaaaaagaAGTCGTAGTAAGAGCAGAGAGAGAAAAAGTAGTAGtaacaaagaacaaacaaacaAACGTAAAGAACGCAGCAGAAGTAGAAGTAAAGATAAAAAAAGCAAGAAGGCTAAAAGAAGTCGTAGTAGAAGCAAAGAAAGAAGACACAGTAAAGATGAAGATAAAAGGAGGAAACATGGCAGTAGTAGAGATAGGAAGAATCAAGAGAAAGAAAAATCTAAACACAATAAATCTGAAGAACACAAAAATAAGCATAGCAATAAAATAGATACTACTCATGTAGATGATGGTAGTCTATCAGAAGGCAATATACTAGAATCTGATTCAGATATTGAAATGGATAGAAATGAAACCTTATTAGAATGTTACAAAATATTCAATGAGTATAAACCAGAGGAAACTGTTATTGAATTTGATGTTCCTCAAAAGACTCAATCTTCAACGGACATCGAAATTCCCACTGAATACCATCATGGTAAGAAAAGAATTGCACATGCAAgttttgaaacattatttggacCTTCGAAGCCTCCTGTGATTACAGCCAAACCTAAAACTGTTCAAACTCCAGGTCAAACGTTAGCAAATAGGTATAAACTCGCCAAACAAGCACAAGCCAACAGGGAACAAGAGTTACTGATAAACGAAGTTCAACAAACTGTAGTAACTAAAAGACCAGCGCCTTCTTTACTTGAAGCAGCTAGAGAAAGAAAGAAAATCAAGGAAATGGAACGACctaaaagtattaacttagtagATGATATTTTAAAAGGTTCTAAAACTTTAACGTATGGTTCTACACTTCCAAAACTTCCTCCTAAGAAAATAACTCCAGTTCATAACGCCATGGCAATAACGAAGGCTAAAGAGAAGATATCTCTGATTAAACCTGTTACTCCATTGAAGACAGTTGCACAAACACAGAAGGGTAGTAGAGTTGCACATGTACCTGATATCTCTTTATCCGATATCCCAGACGTTCTCCAAGCAGAAAGTTCCAAGCTCCCAGTCAACGTGAGATCAAGGTATTTAACTATGATAGCTGACGAATGTGTAAAAATGTATATTTCTAAAGAAGAAGCTTATTCTAGAGCTCTAAAGGAAGAATTTAACTGTTACGAAAAATGTAAAGTAATAACGACATATAGGAACTCCGCAATGCTAGCTGTAAACCGTCTTAGGAAGGAAGGTCAAGAGAGGAACAAAAATGGGCTAGGTCTTTATGGTTTAGGGGAAGATTCTGAAGGAGGCTCTACAGGACCAAAACTTTGTCAATTCTACAATCAGATTAAAAAATGGACATTGACAGATGAAGAGTTAGACATCCATGGCTACCCAAGACAGACTAGTGAATATGGAGTAGCCGAAGTTAGGAACTTTAAAAGCAAATATCCTGCAAATCTGGATGAAAATCAAAGAATATGTTCCAGATGTAAAAAACTATATCAG GTTGATGATGACGGTTGGCCACTTTTTGAAGAGGAATGCTGTTACCATCCACTGAAGAAGCGTACAATTCGTGGTGAGCAGACTTACCTTTGCTGTAGGAGTTCTGACGAAACAGGCTGTGCAACTTCTGATACTCATGTTTGTGATGGGTTCGATTCGGGTCGTTTAGAGGGATTCCAAACTACTATGGATTCTGATAACAAAGATGATCCTCGTAGTCATGCTGTGTATGCTCTTGATTGTGAAATGTGTTATACTACCAAAGGTTTAGAACTAACTAGAGTGACAATAGTTGATATTGATTGTAAGACAGTGTACGAATCCCTAGTGAAACCTTTAAATCCAATTATAGACTATAATACTCGATTTTCTGGTATTACAAAAGAGCAGATGGATAAAACAAGTACTAGTATCCTCCAGGTACAGGCCAATATACTGCATCTTTGTAACTCTATGACAATATTGGTAGGGCATAGTTTAGAATCTGATATGAAAGCTCTTAAAATTGTGCATGGAATGATAGTTGATACGTCAGTATTGTTCCCACATAAAATGGGCCTACCACATAAGAGAGCCTTGAAAGTTTTAGCTAGTGAGCATCTAAGGAAGATAATACAGAATGACGTAAGTGGTCATGACAGTGCTGAAGATGCTATTACATGCATGGAATTACTGAAGTGGAAGATAAAAGAAGAATCAAAGTTAAAACATTGA